A segment of the Solanum lycopersicum chromosome 9, SLM_r2.1 genome:
TGCTGTGGATGCTCGGCTGTGTTGCAATTGCTTTTTCATGTAGAGGGCAGTCTTGGACTCTCCCAACCGCAGGTATTGTTGTCGGTAATGAGTAATAGTTGTATTTAAGGAGTATCCTGATCTCTTCCAGAGGGTGCTCAGCTCGACCTTTTGTATTATAGCTTATTTAGGAACTAGGAAGTCACAGGGTGTCTTGATAACCAAATAAGTAGGTGCTTGCTATGTTGTATGTTGCCTGTATTCTTCAATAGTCAAAGCATTTCAGCAAATTTTAGGAATTTGAGTGACCGCCTAAAGAAGTTGTTTGTGCGAGATTTTGACGTAAAATGCATATTTAGCTGAATGGAacctttcaatatttttgttacATTGCAACTTTCTGGAAGATTTAGTTTCTATTCTAAATTTGACATTATATTCATTGTTTTCTGTAAGCATTCGATTAGTTAATGATTCATTCATCATTCAACTAGTTTACATTACTCTTACTGTAGATCGAATAAAACACTCGGGTTCCTTTTTACTCTATTCATCAGTTCTCGATTCCCTTATTATTAACTTTCTCCTCTACCTCTTTTAATTTGTACTCTTTCCGTTTTAATTTATGCGACATTTTTTCAATTTCGAGATTCAAATAAAcgtaaatttttcatatatcattTAGTTATTTTGAATTGCGAATTATTGTGACatatgttataaatatattaaaaaataattaataattaaagatttcatgctaaaaaaatgaaaagtgacACAAATTGGGGCTATTATTTATTACATCAAACCTTAAATCAAAGATTTAGtgaataattgaattaattttgttGCTAAATCCcttttcaaaaaggaaaaaaactaaTATTCTTAATAAACAAATTTCAGGCTAAACAATAATCTCACActgttttataaaattttcatattttctccATGCATATTTTTACACGacaataaagaataacatattcaatataatccCAACAAAGTGAGGTTGGAGGAGGATAGAGTGTACATTGacaaatcatcataaacacTTTCATAACAAGATAAAACGATAATCGAAATGTAAACACTGTCATAGCAAGATAAAACGATAATTAAAACGTAAAAGAAGGCACATATAATAACCAAACTCGAAGGACACATAACTACAAGACTAATACTAAAACTAATAGTGTAGAAGAATAAGACACGACATTCAACTATCTATTTAATGGTTTACTCACTTTACTCTTATCTAAAGTCATGTAAGctaaaaaattgagttatatCTTGTCTAATCACCTCTCAACAATATTACCTCCCCTGAAACATTCCACAGTCAATCTCTCATATCTTCAAATGTGGTATTTGTGTATCTTTTCTGCACATGTTTGAACCATCTCAATCTGATTTGTGCATTTTATGCTCTGTCAAGACCATTCTTATCTTGTCTCAGATATCTTCATTCTTAATCTTATCTCTTCTAATACGTATCACATATCCATAtcaaatatcctcatcttttcaattttcatttttctgaaCGTGAAAGTTCTTGACTGGCAAGAACTCTGCTCTATACAACATAATCGATTTAACCACAACtttattaattttctctttAAGAGTTCGAGAATACCTTCTAATCGCATGAAAACTTTGAATACGAGCCTCCATTTCATATAACTTTGACACTAAAAATTAAAAGGTTTATaagttaaataaaagaaaaaatgtatctATTAAAGAGTTATTACCAAAGAATTATATTCCAAAGAAAAGTTGTATTTTTCCAATTACCCAAACAAAAATGTGTCCTATTTGTGAATTTTACCGGTGATCGGTTGGCCCAATACTAGAAACTCCCAACTGGATTAATTTCCCGTTACTCATCCAGAGTGAAAGCAAAAGCTCCGTCCGGTGCCTCGTcggagagagagagataaagtaagagaaaatcttgaaattgttGTCGGAGGAAGGAAGAAGAGAAGTATGGGTGTGGACTATTACAAGGTTCTTCAGGTGGACCGAAATGCCAAAGATGATGACCTCAAAAAAGCCTATCGAAAACTCGCTATGAAATGGCATCCTGATAAGAACCCTAACAACAAGAAAGAAGCTGAAGCCAAATTCAAACAAATCTCTGAAGCCTACGATGTAATTACACTTCTCAAACTTCAcggttttgatttattttttccgATTATCAATTTGTTGTTAATTCTCAGAAGAAAAAAGCATAAATTTGCATAACCGATTATTCTAATTTTCAAGTTCTGATCAATTTCCGTAATGTGTTGTTAATTTTGAACATAGATCTCTTAGTTTTGAGATGTAATAGGACACCTTAATTTTCACGGGGTTcgatttattttcattttccacAAGTTTTATAGTTAATTCTGAAAAATTTTGAGTGTTTATTGCAGGTTTTGAGTGATCCACAGAAGAGAGTAGTGTATGATCAATACGGAGAAGAGGGGTTGAAAGGGCAGGTGCCACCTCCAGGTGCCGGTGGATTTTCTGGCCCTTCAGATGGGGGTGGTCATGGGTCGTTTCGATTCAACCCCCGTAGTGCTGATGATATATTCTCCGAATTCTTTGGGTTTTCCACCCCGTATGGTGGGATGGGAGATATGGGTGGACGGGCTGGTGGTCCAAGTTTCAGTAGAGGTATGTTTGGGGAAGATATTTTCACTTCATTCAGGAATGCTGCTGGCGAAGGTGCATCTGGTAATGCTCCACGAAAGGCCGCTCCTATAGAGCGGGCACTTCCTTGTAGTTTGGAGGATCTATACAAGGGAACCACCAAGAAGATGAAGATATCCAGAGAAGTTACTGATGCTACTGGGTGAGTTCTCAGAGTATGCCCTCAGTGATAAAAATCTCAcattttccccattttttcttgaataaaaagttttaagttGGTCTTTGTCAGGAGTTAGACTAGTGTTTGTGAAGGGATAAAATGTGACTTAGAGAACCTCTATGAAGGAAAAATAATGCGCATTGGGATAAAATAACCTGAATAGAGTAGATATTAAAGGATTTAGGCATATCTTATGGATATGCTCATGATTGAGGCATATCTTTTGGAGATGGTCACATTAATGGTTGttgatttttaagttaaaatttgtAATAGAATTCATTTATGTGCAGACTTAACTTGAAAAGAAAGATTTATACAGTACAATCCTAACTAATCTGATTGAGGCATAGTTGATTGATTCATATAAATGTCAAATTTATATGTGGTGGCAATAGCTttgtatttatcatttttgtttttacaaTGGGATGATCTGAGTGAATGCTATTTAATGCATAAGAGAGCTTTTGAAGGAGTAGAATCGAGCTTCTCTCAGTTGAGAAGTAGTCTCCAGTCTAGGTTTCCTTATTCTCTTTTGGTGTAATCAGGAAGTCCCTTGTTGTATAGATTGGGTAGAGTTTGTAGAGAATCATATTGTGTAGATTCTTTACCTTTTGGTATACCCTTGTATATGGTCTCTTTtaccatttaaaagaaaattaaaattaaaaaatcattttttttatttgcgttttttttttaaaattaaagccCATGTTTTAGTTGCTCTTAAAATCAAGTACCTTAGAAATTTTTTGCGCTGCTTTTAATATCATTACATGTTTCTAGAAGCTAAGTTGCTTGGACTTTTGATGCCGCACTCGTGTCAGCACGACATGGGTGTGGATCTTTATTGAATTTGGTCCATCGATTTTTGGGTGCTTTGACCAAAATCAATGGAGAAATTTGGAAGAGATATAATGAGATTTTCGGTAATCAAAACAAAAGCTTGaggtgaaattgaagaaaataaagtttatatatatagaatgtCAGTCATTTTCTTATATTACTCCTCTAGTCCATATTGAGTGAATTGTTGGGGTATGCACACcctaaagaaaaatatttgtggACATAAATTAAAGGCTATTTTCCACTATtacctttttaattatttccaaactagtcatcaagaaaatataaagtaGCTAAGAATCCcattaaatgaagggtaaaatatgaaaagaaatctCATCAATGTTCTTGAACTTTGAataattttcacttaatttgaattatgaaaaaacTTATAACAATTCACTTGTTATGAACTAGAGGGACTACCACTTTCTGTAAGCTTTCCGCATGATGTCTCATAATTTAGACATATAACTgtatttttaaatgtttgaattatttttagccGTATCTCCACTTCTTATTTGTACCTGGATCAGTATCCCAATCTTAAAATTTGATCCTGAAGGATCCAACCTCTAGATCTGCACCCTTAGCAGACACCCGCACCCAACAACTTAGTGTGAACTAGAAATTCGTATCATACAAAGATGATGACCTTAGATTTGTTATCAAATCCATATTATAACCTGAACCATGGTCATAATGTATTCTTTAACCTCCTCCAATGGAGTGATTATGATCTAGATTCTAGACAATGCAAAAGACTCACAAGTTCTGAAATAAGATCATTTTAGACTTTAAGTGTTGAAGCTCTATCAAAAGAGTTTGTTGTTCTGCTTCTACAAATTCATCATATGCTCATTTTCCTGTTCCGTTTTCTGCATTATTGATGCTGAGAAAGGGCAAGTTCTCATGTTGATGCACCAACCCGTTTTTCAGGCCTGACAATAAGCTATAAACTAGCATAAAGGAAAAAAGAGAAACTGTGATCTAAGAATTGGAATgactttatgaaaaaaatacatgatcCTTTAGTGTTTGCATTTCTCAGTAAAATGGTCTACAGTATCGTAATTTGGTACCGCCAGTGGCATTAAGTAACCTCACTGTGTGTTCCAGAAGGTGGATGAGTTAATCAATCTGTCTCACCAAAATGAGGATGACACTGATAACTAATGTGAAGCACATATATAAAACATCATTTTAGGAAAGGACACTTGTGGTTTAAGTATTTAttggttaaaaaaaagatttgagtATTTATTGGTGCCACTTAATTTAGTTATTACCTGCAAGCTGTGATTAGAAGTTACTGTATGAATGACttttaactttataaaaaaaaagaagttactGTATGAATGGTTGACAGCATGGTGATTAAACTTTCTGAGATTGTATTTTACCCTAGAAAAGTTACAGAGGATGTGCCCAATAGTTAACAAGTTGGTTGCTCATATTGGTTATTCTAATACAACTTTTTGTTTTGTGCTCCATTTGCTTGTTGCCCCTCCTGGCTCATGTTTGGCTTTACCCTCTTTCTTTTGATAAGTACGTCTTCCCTTTCCTTTTCTTAAGCAATTAGGTCCTTGCTTGTTCTGAATGTTAAGAAATATACGTTACATTTTGAAAGATGATGGTAAATCAAGACAGGAAAGTGTGGGTCCTCCTGTGATGTCTGTTTGACACAAAAACACTTACATATTTATGGTGCTATTTCTCATTTTGTTTCAAGCCTTGTTTGGTTTCAAGAGTCCCTGTTTTTCATCCTTTGTTTCTCTTTTGGAAGGCATCCGTGGATATTTTTCCCATATGCACAGGGAAAGCACAACATGTTCAcctatttcatttattattatataaaatttcaagGGTTCAtagaagaaaaaagtaaaagaagagAGGAAAAGTAGAATAATGGGGTAAAGAAGTCTCATGGTAGTTCTTACAGACACtttcatctttttattattatttttgaatggtttttgtattcttttatttggATGGTTGAAAGTTTTAAGTGACTGCTTGGTGTGAATTTTACTATCAGGGTAATTCCGTAGTCCCTCTATTACGTAACCATTTTGTCTTTGGCTTTTCCTCTAGAAGGGAATTAGTTGTAGGGAATTGGGAAGTTCTTAAATGGAATTTAATTTCGGAAGAAAATATAAACTCATCACTTTTCTTTGGATTGGAAAAtcttatgtgtgtatatattgtgATTTTCTTTGATGATGTAAAGAGGATACATATAGATTGTCTCTTAAAGTGGAGCCTAATGTTAAGTTGCTAATTTTGCTGGGATTTGAAGTTAGCACATTTTTGGGTATGCAGATGACTACTTCAGTGAAATAATACCAGTCATTCGTTCAAACTCTGAAGCAAACAAAACCTGGTAGTTGGGTGGGTAGGAGGATATAGAAGCAGCCTCATTATCGCCGAGTTTCGAACTGTGTGCCACAGGCATTTCTCctatatgtgtttttatgaGTGTGTCGATTCAtgtcaattttcttttgtttctctctctttttcaacCCAATCACTGTGAAgttttttgtttctcaaattGCAAGTGCTTTCTGCTACTTTTGGAAGAAGCAACAGGTCCTTGGATTCCTGCTGGTGAAGCACTTGATGTTTTAGAATGTTGTGttgtattttttcaatttcctttAATAATATTTCCGATTGTTTACTAGTAGAAGTTTCTAATCCCGTTCACAATGTTGTTACTACAGGAGACCCAGTACAACAGAGGAAATTCTAACGATTGATATCAAACCAGGATGGAAGAAGGGGACTAAAATAACATTTCCAGAGAAAGGAAACGAGCAACGAGGCATAATTCCATCAGACCTTGTCTTTATAATTGATGAGAAGCCGCATAGCGTCTTCAAGAGAGATGGAAATGACCTCGTTGTCACCCAGAAAATCCCCTTGGTAGAGGCTCTTACTGGATACACTGCACAAATAACAACCCTTGATGGCCGGAATCTAACTGTACCAATTAATTCCATCATTAGTCCAAATTATGAAGAAGTTATCAAAGGAGAAGGTATGCCCATTCCGAAGGAACCTAGCAGAAAAGGCAACTTGAGAGTAAAGTTTAACATCAAGTTCCCCAGCAAGCTTACTTCTGAGCAGAAAGCTGGCATAAAGCGGTACTTGACATGATGAGTGGACATTAGCTCCTATAGTTTTCCATCAAATGCTACATAAGCTTCACCCCGTCTCGTCTTCATCATGCAAAGAAATCTGCACttcgtttatttatttatttcttctgCAACATTTAAGTCTGTTATTTCAATATCACTTGCCTTCTAAACCAAACATCCCGTGGAATCTCTATTTCCATTGTTTTGTGTGGCATAGAGTACAATTGGATCCACCTCTCTCCTCTTGTGTCAATACTAGATGTGGGTGTGCCCGTGCGGGCTTACAGAGTGTAGGCCCTATGGCATACCTCTCTTTTTCCTGCTATATTATACACTGATTATTGAAGCATAAGCCAGTTGGTAACTGGTGTTTACTAAGCTTGACAGATTATACTTGTTTGGTTTTGATATCTAGGAACCACCACATCTAAAGATTAtattcaatttgaaaattgtctCAGTATTCCTTAGGTTTCACCAGTTTTGTGCTTCAGAAAAAGGTTAGCTGTTTTCTCTTGTCCATATAAACAACCAGA
Coding sequences within it:
- the LOC101251613 gene encoding uncharacterized protein — translated: MGVDYYKVLQVDRNAKDDDLKKAYRKLAMKWHPDKNPNNKKEAEAKFKQISEAYDVLSDPQKRVVYDQYGEEGLKGQVPPPGAGGFSGPSDGGGHGSFRFNPRSADDIFSEFFGFSTPYGGMGDMGGRAGGPSFSRGMFGEDIFTSFRNAAGEGASGNAPRKAAPIERALPCSLEDLYKGTTKKMKISREVTDATGRPSTTEEILTIDIKPGWKKGTKITFPEKGNEQRGIIPSDLVFIIDEKPHSVFKRDGNDLVVTQKIPLVEALTGYTAQITTLDGRNLTVPINSIISPNYEEVIKGEGMPIPKEPSRKGNLRVKFNIKFPSKLTSEQKAGIKRYLT